The Anopheles maculipalpis chromosome 3RL, idAnoMacuDA_375_x, whole genome shotgun sequence genomic sequence CGTAATTAAGCACAGCTGACGAAGAACGCCGTCGTGCTCGGATGACAACACTGGAAATGAACGGTTTGCTAATGTGCAGACCACCGCACCATACAAAACTTTTCATGTCTTGCTTTCCGGGTTAATCGGCCGCTCGGGTCTCCAGTACGAGCGGGTGGTTCTCGGTGTACTTGTTGGCTACTTTGTTGCGGACCCACAACAAGAGGGCAAAGTCGTAAATGGGGTACGATTACACAACATAATGCAATGTGAGGTGGTGACTTCCTCAAGAAACGAATGCATATTTCATGACCCCCGTTTGTGTCAAATCGGAATGGATCGACGTAAAAGTCGGTGAAAACAATGGAGCTGTTGGCGTACGATCAGATCAattcagcattttttttttttgccattttgagACACAAATGTTTGCCGAGAAAACTTTCTAAGAATCTTGTCTCAGCGATGTCTCTTGAGAGCGTTGGTTAGTTTAATCCATCCCCGTTTTGCTGATTATCTTCAGGGTGAACAAATACTTAATGCACAACAGCAAAGCTCTGATAACGATGATGACATCATCCACGTTCCTCACAATAAAAGGGgaaatttacaatttattcCCAATTTCTGCGTGATATTGCTATTTCATTACTGTCGGCCACATTCTAGCCCGGAATCGAATGCAACATACCGATCCCCCCtccccacacacgcacatagaGGCTATTGCACTTGCACGTGAGCGATCAGCAGCGTACTGCATGGCTTTTAATTTGCTGGTTTATCAGTTGGCTAACCAGGCCAGCACATGGGCTGGGGCCAGGACaacgcaaacaacaacaagaaatcGATTTCAATATTATCGACCCATTACATCAGCTAGCAGCAGCGGGGGCTTAACACGAGCAACCGTGCATCCCGGgcgacacacaaaaacaaactcatcCCTGTCTGGCTGGGCCTGGAGTATTTGCCTCGGGATCTCTGCTGCAGCACGTGCATCGTAATGTGCAACGCGGTACAAAACACCGACCGACTGGTAGGGCGCAACACGGGTAAACAACAGGCTATATCAACGCAGGGGAGAGGTTGTTTGGCACTTTGGTTGGTTGTGTCTAGTTGCCTCTTCTTTTCCTCTTCTGTCGCGATGTTTAAGCACTGAAGTGGCAAATGATCCTCCCGACAGACGGTCACTAGAGCATTAGGAGAGATTTTGCATTgctggaatgaataacaaacaATCGTCAGAAGGCGCGTTGTATGATGAAGGTAAGAATAACTACTTGTGGCGATTCAGGCAGTGCAATGCTGCTTGTTGGCACTGATCATACGACGATCGGTCGACTTTATTCCAATATCTAGTGTCCTCTGGTGATCACAACCaaacttcttttttccttGGCATGGCGGACTTTTAGGTCCCATTTGACTTGCTGGATATCACATAGTTGGGCAGTCTATCCTCAATATGGAGTgacggtccggaagggatttgaacgcAGGTCCtggcgtttgaagactggcgcacAAACTCTTCGAGTATCATATCATGAGGCACTATATTGCACGGTGGGCACAATCGCCAATGAAGACTCTCATCGCACTACAGCACTGACCACTGAAGATTGTTGGGTAAATCTGGACCGGAGGACCGCATCCAACAATTGTGTGGACAAAATGGATGAACAACTAGAAGAAGGACCATTAGCCCTAGCCATTAGATCATTAGCCTAAGCTTAGCCTgttctaatttaattttctagcTACCCTGGATTTTGGACTTGATTCCTGGTCTTAGTTGTAGTTAACCAGATTGTGTTATCTGAAAcacttttatttactttccCATCCAATTTTTTCCAATTAGACCTACTCCAGGAACATGATTGAATCGCTCCTTCCGGACACCGGATATGTTACTCGATTATACAATATTCTAGTCCAGACATAATGGCCGATAATGGACGATTTTAAACTCAAGCAAAAAGTGGAACTATTTATAAGTTTTGTTACCGATAACACATCTTATCGTGTATCGAGTGTATCAAAACCGAATCAGAGCGACACCACTGTAAATAAGATTAATACTATGGTCTGCCGCTAATGTGGACAAAACCCGCTACACACTAAACCCTTGTTATCCTTGCTCGAACCACACGTAAAGGCAACTTTGTGGGGGCTCTGTTTGCACTCTGCACTCATGTTGATTCATACCGAGTCTGGTCAAACATGAATGAACACGGTTACTtcacgcgcacacatacacacatatgtGGCGTTACATGTTTTGGTGCCACTTTCTTgccgttttccttttcttatgCTATTTTTGTGACATGTTGTACCCCACCAACTCAACCAACGATTCAATAGACACATatccgcgtgtgtgtggacgacccccctcccccccccccccccccctaacgGAGAGACGATTGAACTCCTTTCCGGTGCTAGGTGCTTGTCTCTTTGTTTGGGAATGAACCCCGTGCTTCGCAGTGCATCGCCACCACACTGTAGAATGCAATCGAATATGGGTGTCATCGTCGGATTCGCgtgtgcgcgcacacacaaaggGACGGTCGTGCGGGAGGCTTTTTGCGTATAGAAAGGGCGAGGAAAATGTCGGTTTTTCTGGCAAACACGCACATCACACGCTTTAAGGGATACACGTGTAATAATCACATTATACGGTGATAATTGCCATCGAAAGCTCACGTCGAAGGTTTAGCAGCTTCAGATCACAATGCTTTCACGCATTCGCAGGACACAGGCACACAGAGACGGGAATCAGTATCGAGGGCGTTATTTGTAAACATTGCCTCATACCACACACACTGACAGTCGCTTTAACACCTTGCCCTGACGGCTGgtcttgttgttgttattgttgttgatgatgacggtgatgatgatgatgatgatggtggtggtggtgatggtagtACTTAGACACAAGCTTAAAACGATTGCTTGGATTCAAATAGCGCACTGTTCGAgggaaaaatgaagcaaaccgTACACGCATACACCACTGTCACACCAATATTTTGCACGTCCCTATTGCTTCGTATGACTTTGTGACGAGTTCGAGCaaatcatcaaacacacacgcaccgtgtAGCAAATGGCGAAACATATTCAACACACTTGGGAAGCTTTCCGCGAGGCAGCGGAACGCACAAGATTTAGGACGCATTTTGTTTGCCTGCTACTACTACCGATACACACATTCGCtttatccatccatccagcacACGCACGTAAAAAACGACGTCATCCATAGAGAAGAACGGCCCTTGTGTTGCCGAGCATTATTGCGTACGATTAATTTTCGTGTGTGCCTTTACGTTTTTTTCGCGTAGGGATAGGATTGAAGGGATAGTTTTTGTGTTGgttggcagaaaaaaaagcgaatttACTTTATCATAACAAATGAGATGCACATATAACGCAGgctcacacacatacgaacAGGCACATATTCACGACGGTGGTAACGAtgtttttccaagaaaaagcAAAGGGTTTACCGTTTTCAATTTCCACGCAAAAAAACGCGAGGACGATTCTAACCATCGAGATCACTTTAAACGTTATCGAACAACTGACCAAAgcgagcagcaacaacaaaaaatcgcccATGTAGATGTGTAtcaaagcacacatacacggtcAGCACAGTGAGCAGATAACCTTCAGGCAGTAGAGACtttagcaacaaaacaaaaaataaacacaacaccACACGCTCATCACCCCCGTCCGTTTACGTCACTTCCGACCCGAAAAAGACATTAGCAAGAAGGGAAGGGACTTGCCCATGTGGGGCGGTGCTGTTGCTATACAAGCTAGCCTTACTTCCGATTCCTCCACACTTTGGGGGCTGATTCATACGCCAGATTGACTTTCGATTTCTGCTGATTAGCTGATCTTTACGCAGTTCGATAATTAACCCCACAGCGGAAAACGGCCCCCGCGGGTGAAGTGGCACCAACCAAACATAACAAAGCAACCCTTGCTGgctgtgtgttggtggtgttgtgttgcactcgcacacacacacacactggagcTACTTCACACAAAGCTATTTACGTGTCTGGAAGTAGGTACCAATCCCGGAGCAAGGACCGGAAGGGTCGACCTGAGCTCCCGTTTTCGATTGTTCCGTATGGCGTGAAAATGGAGATTCCCCACCCTGCTGCTACATCGAACCAGGAGAAAAATAGATACGACattcaaatacacacacacacacacacacaacacttgGTTGATTTCTTGACCCTCACTGGTGGTTTTGTAGACACCTTTTCTCAGCACACTTACAATTCGCGGATGTTGTGTATTTTCCGTCGTGATGTTTAGCTTCGATACTTCTAACTACACTcctgtttctatttttccttGGTTCAAAGTTCGGTACAATTTCAACAATGAtcgacgcacatacacacacgcgcgtaccACCTGGATCACAGTTTCGCGTAACAGCAGCACGGGTGCACACCGTCCGCTCGTATTGTTTCGCGAGAAGTTTCTGAACAACAGCAGCGGACGAGCAGTGGGTAAAAAACTCTTGCTTTTCAAAATGGgctgagaaaataaaactgtacACAGAAacgaaacgcacacacacgcgcaaaaCGCTGACAGCTGTTTTTTCCCAGCCAGCTGTCAGTTTCGtgttttcattcaaattgTTCGTCTCTTTGTGGTTTGATATTTTGATGTAGAGTACACCATTTTGAGTAGAAATGGTCGATATCAATGTATTTGTTAGTACGTTTACTGAAATCAATAATTGAAGTAgctggtttatgttttttatatCAATTTTCTATGCttaatttcaaatcaaaccTCAAACATACGGGTGTAGACATATGCACCACAGAGGTGTCGAACTCGGCTACAAATTTCGAGCACGATAACGTTTTCTTCCGTTGTTACCACttgtaattatttaaattatttcggGAAGGAATTCTTGGCCATATTgtttaaaactaatttacatACTAGCTGCAATTCACATTGGTTTGGAGACAGCTCGGACGATTCATTGATAGTTGATTCGTCTTCCAAGCATTAGGTCAAGTTTTTAGCGAGGGCCAGTATCATTCCACGAGAGGACGTCACTGCCCGGGTGTGCTTGAGAGCGTGTTCAgtgattttgatggttttgCAGGGCAGTTGTTCCTCCATCAATCTGTCTAGTTTGCAATTGTTGGTCGTTGTATTCTTTACAGTGTTTCATCGCACCGCTTATAATTACAAATTTATAAACTACTAACCTATACAACACGTGCGTTATTCAAGCAACAAATATCTTTAGCTACTTTCACTTGTTTATCCAACAAGCATTTATTTCAGcacttttcaataaaaaaaacgcccaaTCTATCCCCGAGCTCGATCACCCTACCCATACTGCTGCATCTTCTTCTTCCGTTCCTTGGAATCCATCCATTCCTTCACGAACAAATCATACTGCCGCTGGCTTTTACACACAATAATCAGCGACTTTGGCCGACATCCTATTTCCTTCAACTGTGCCATTCGCTTCTTCGTCGTCTGCAAACTGTGCATCAGGATGCGCGGGTTGAGCGCAATATCGTTCGGGTTGTAGTCTAGCTCGTCCAGCAAATAATCGATCACCTTTTTTACCTTCGTTATGCGCACATTCCGCACCGAGGGTGCTTTAAGGATGATCGAATTAGCTACCTCCCGATTTAACCCTAGCCGCTTGCAAAAATACTCAACAATCGTTTCATTCTCGCCAAGCAATGCACCACTCTCCTTGGTCAACTGTAATGATTTTTCCAGCACCACATCCGGACAGCGAACCATCCATGGCATTAGTTTCTTCCCGCGCACCTCCTTTGCCCTTGCGATACGTTCCGCAACTATTCCCGGCGAGTATTTGAATGCCCACAGATCCGCAAGGATGTCTTCACGGTTCATGTGCTCCagaaaaagcttcaaattGGCGAGAAAGCTATCCTTTGGTACGCGAAACATAAACGTTCGGCGGGCAAACTGTTCCGTTACTTCGCCCGGTGAAAAGCCGGTACTGTCGGAGAAGTAGTATATCCGGTTCGTGTTGACTGGACCGAGCTGCTCGTTGTTAAGATTGGTAACGATCTTTCTCAGCTGGTATGccttcaaaacacacaacGGTATAACGTCGTTCAGATTTCGCAAGCACTGGAGCGTTCCTAGCGTGGCGATCTTTTGCTGCAAATCTTCCCGCTTTACCATAAGTATGGTGGCGTGCTTTACGATCGTTTCGGCAAGCACTCCCTTCTCGAGCAGGAACTCAATATTCTCGACTAGGTGTACCGATCCTTTACACTTTTCGTATATCTCACGGCTAGTTTCCTCGGTGCAGCCGAGCAACGACTCCATTCGCTTGAGCACGTAGGTCTCGAACCAGGCGCCTGTAACGCTATCTTTAAACACCGGCTGTCTACCCTTTTCAATTACTGCTTCAAACGATTTCCCCAGTGCAATCTCCGGTACACGCACCATCCATGGTTTAATCTTCTCCAGTGGTGAGTTCTCCAACGCTTTCAATCGTTCCCGTATCGAAGCCGGTGCATAGGCTAAAACTGACAAATGCCGCACGACGTGAGCCGGTTCCAGGTGCTTCAAACAGAGATCCAAGTTAGCAATGAATTTGTCCAGTGCAATACGATACACGCGTATGTTGGTGGCGAAGAACTTGATTACAGTACGAACTTCGGTGCCAGTCCGTTCGCTGATGTAATTGATGCGATTTCCACCAGCTATTTTCTCCTGCTTGGCCACATCGATCATACGCTGAATGGATTTGAGCGAAGCTTTTAGGAAAGGTGTGAGCATTTTACTATCATCAACCGCCGGAAGCTCTCGCAACAATTTCAATTTGGTCGAAAGCTCATCTACAGCAAATCAGAATGGAAGCAGCATTTGGTAAGCTTCGGATTAATTTTAAACGTTATTTATCATACCTGTAGGTGTCGACAGTACGCGCGGATTGTCGTAGATAAACTTATCCTCTATCCCGTTCGCTCGCAGCAGCTCAATGTTGTCGGTCAGTAGCTTTGGTGCGAAGATACGC encodes the following:
- the LOC126564330 gene encoding transcription termination factor, mitochondrial produces the protein MFKWLQFVPKKCNTLSTRNLYVGALDGGLLRHAFRTDDANKDDLPLVDDSISAATALWRKEELLSRLQSLLNCSHGQTEKLYKANRKALRIFAPKLLTDNIELLRANGIEDKFIYDNPRVLSTPTDELSTKLKLLRELPAVDDSKMLTPFLKASLKSIQRMIDVAKQEKIAGGNRINYISERTGTEVRTVIKFFATNIRVYRIALDKFIANLDLCLKHLEPAHVVRHLSVLAYAPASIRERLKALENSPLEKIKPWMVRVPEIALGKSFEAVIEKGRQPVFKDSVTGAWFETYVLKRMESLLGCTEETSREIYEKCKGSVHLVENIEFLLEKGVLAETIVKHATILMVKREDLQQKIATLGTLQCLRNLNDVIPLCVLKAYQLRKIVTNLNNEQLGPVNTNRIYYFSDSTGFSPGEVTEQFARRTFMFRVPKDSFLANLKLFLEHMNREDILADLWAFKYSPGIVAERIARAKEVRGKKLMPWMVRCPDVVLEKSLQLTKESGALLGENETIVEYFCKRLGLNREVANSIILKAPSVRNVRITKVKKVIDYLLDELDYNPNDIALNPRILMHSLQTTKKRMAQLKEIGCRPKSLIIVCKSQRQYDLFVKEWMDSKERKKKMQQYG